The DNA segment CTGGTGACAGAACAACTGGAGCACATTCTCCAGTTCCTGTCAAATCCAACGATTGTGAAGAGCTTCTGTTCAAGATTGCACTCAAACTGAAGCGACCTGTCCTCGATCCATGTCTAGCAGTTGGATTCCTTCCATTTTCCACAGATTGCCTGAGGGTTGAGCAATTAGTTAATATGAGATGGAGGGTTGAGAGGCTGAAAAAACCGGAGGACACATCTATATCTGGTGTAAGTCTGCAGAACATTTTTGCTCAACTTTTCATCTCTTTATATAAGACACCAGTGCTCCTGCAGTTTCCATTGTCTTGTCAGTGTAAGCTCTAAGGATAAAGGCCGTGAAAGGCTGTGTTACATGTACACGGGTGCGGGTGTTAGAGTCTGACTTGTGTCGGGACGTCTGATTCGGCAAAAGTTTTTGGAACACACCATATACCACTTGGAATCTGACatgggtgtcggaatccgacacTGATACGTGAGTATCTGACTCTGGCAAAAAATTTTGGACACGGATGTCCAGGTAACATAGGTGAAAGGTTCTCTTTGCATCTAAACTTGAATTTGCCATGGCAGGACGAAATACTTTATCAGGTCGATGCTAACCCGCAGAACTGGATGGTTGCCGGGAGGAAATGCGGCCACATatcgttgtcaaatgggcaagGTGAGAACCTTGATACCTTGTGTCCAATCCATGTCCGTTCTTCTGTGGCACAATGCCAATCCTCACGTCGCACACTACACTTGGTCACACAGGTTCAAGGATGGAGATCACCGTGACATGCGTCCCGCTGGTGTCCGGGTACGTCCACCCGCCGCAGCTGGGCCTGCCCGAGGTGGGCGAGGCGAACATCAGCTGCAATCCGGCAGGGCCGCACCTGGTGTGCGTCCTTCCTCTGGCACTTAGCACCTCCTACTGTATACTGGCATGATTCATCCTGTGCACTTACCATTTTCACCTAGAAGAGTTGTAGTgtccgtttttttttttttttgtgcggACGTGTTTCACTGGAACCAGTTTCTTGCAATTTTATTGTACCATAATCGTAGTGTACAATTGTACATTGACTGATAAGTGAAGCTGGGTTCTCCAGGATTCTGCAAAAATTTTCAAGCTTGATTTATTCTGTAATTTGTGCTATTTACGGACAATTTATGTTCCTATTCTTAGCTTGAACCATCACCGGTGACTCTGAACTATTTCACTCGTGAGGCTCGAGGTTGCATTGCCTTTGTCGTCATCTTGCTAGTTGCACTGCCGTTGGTTCGCATTCATGACCATGTCTCAGTTCTCAAGACTTCAGATAATTCGTCATTTACATTTTATATAAAGGCTCCTTTCATCGATAGCATTTTAGCAAGATTGGAATGGTTAATAATTAAAATCATGAGCATCAAGCTCCTATAAATTATCGTCCCTAGCCAATGCTGTCTATTACAATAATCAGGCCATGTGAAGGGATTGTTCGTTCCCTTAGATTTGCAATTTTATTATGCTTCCTTCTGGTCGTCATTTCCATTGAATCCAGTCCAAAACCACATTCTTGTCCACAAGCTGGTAGATTCtgataaaaaggaaaaaggaaacgATAATAAAATAACCAGAACCAATTTCTTGGTAATACATTTCATTGAAATGTGCCAGGAGACAGGTAACATGGATGCAGCGAAACAAGGCATCATGCTGTTTAATTCTGGCTGCTTGTTCAATCTATGCTTCTCTCTACAGAAtgaccaaacaaaaaaaatcaggcCATTCTTCCAGTCGTGAAGCAacaccaaaaaaacaaaaatcatttTTCCCTTGATACGTGTCCGATCCAAGATTCAACAACTGGTTAAGGTCTCTTCAGTTCAGGTCTCCAGATTGCTTCCCCACCGCGCCATGAAAAAGCGCATCAGAAGAACGAAAGTTTTCATTTTTAATCATCACCAGAGACTAGAATCGATCATAAAATTCCAAAAGATTCTTTTAAAATTTCAGCACAGAtaggaggaagagataagggaaaAAACCGATGAGCACCCTCAGAACATGGATATGAAGGGTATCAACAGATTGATAGTTTTTCAgacaaggctgaaacttaaatcATGCGCAGTCATCGGGTCCAACAAGGCTGAAGGAAAGGCAGATATGCGAAGATAATTCAGATCCCTCAGCGTGATAATAACAAGATTCATCAACGATGTAAATCAGGCCACTACTTTAACATCACAGGTCTTCACAGGGATCGTCCATGTTCTTCCAGATTAACCCAGtgggaaaaaaaatagaaacaaaattaAGGCAGATCGACGGAGATTTCCTCAGCTCAGGTCTCCAAATTTGTTCTTCCACACCGCGAATTTCAGAAGAACGAAAGTTAATCATTTTACATCATCATCGGAGATCGACCGACCGATCAGCAAACAGGACCGAAAACAAGACaaaaacaaaaccaagaaacGGAAGAGCAAAAGAACCAGATCGAAAAGCGAGACCCTGGGTCAATTCGGCGCGCAGATGAATCAACGAACAACGAAGGAGGTCTTCCATGTTCCAGCGGCGGCTAGGCCAATTCGGCTGCGGAGAGGCCAGGTTGCTTCGTTATTTATGGAGTCTCCGGCTAGGGTTCTCGTCGCCTGGGCCTCCCGCGCTGTCGGCGATGAACAATCACAAACGAGGCCCAAAAGGCCTAGCGCTTGGCCCAAACATCCATCCgctacaaaaatataaaaaagagtTTGCAGATCCCGGTAAAACTACACTGAACATCACCTTAAAAATATTTCATCCGATAATTGCTCTTTCTTGGCTTCAAAATTAGAGGTAGAAGGCAATTTTTCATTTGTACTCATTAAGAAAACAGATATGCTAAAATGATTGCTCGAATTAGCTAAAGCGCATCTGCATATGTTTATTAAAACAAGAACACAAACATATATCAGCTAGCTTGTTCATACACAGATGTGTACAAGCATGGTACTAAAAACTATAGCAGACACACATACAAAGGGAAAACACTTAACCAGTTGCTGCCTTCTCCTTATGATTACATCTCAATGACTTCAGTTCATCTCACTGCGTCTGCTGCTGGTGCTTGCGACGGAGACGATGTTGTCAAGGAGATACGGTTCATGGCCGAATCCCTCGAGATCCTGTATGTCGCCAGTAAGTGGAAGGTTCTCAGTAGAGGTAGCATTAGGCAGAAGCACCGGGTCTTCGTCCATCATAATGTCCTCCCAAAACTGGGATAGCAAAGAGTCATCGGGCATATGAAAATCATCCCAATCGATATCCAAGTTATTCTCGGCTGGGCTGTTAGCGGCAGCAACTACTGCATCCAAGCTTCCATCCGCAGCATTTAGACAATTGTCAGCAGTAGTTTCGTTCTCCTGGTGTTGCTGCGGACCATCATCAACACCGACAGTAACATCATGATTGGCATCAGCATCGGCATCGGCATCGGCATCTGCCGCACCGCTAGCATGTATGGTGTTACCAGTAGAGGCGGTAGGGCCGGTGCTACTATTAGCCATTTCTGGAAGGGATGGGAATTGCAAAGCCACTGGAGGGTTATAAGGGAAATGGAATGGCACACCTCCATCTTGAGCAGCAAGATTACTAGCACTAGCACCACCAGCACCATAGACAGCAGCAGTAGCAGAAGTACTGGTCAGGTTCATGAAACAGTAAGTGTTTGGGACATTAGGTATAGCTCCTGCACATGCTTGCAGAGGAGGAGCCATCACACATGAAGCAGCAACGTTATTACTCATAGCAAAATTGCTTGGGGTATTATTGTTCGTGGTGGTGTTGATGTTGTTTCCAAAGAACCCCAAACCCCTTGCCATGTGGTTGATAGGCGGTATTATTCCACCCACAATAGGTGTGGGTCTGACCGTGGTTGCCATCAAGGGTGGCGTTTCTTGTGGTAGAAATGGAAGGGGTAATGGCATGCGATGAAAATTTGTTGGTGGCACTAAAAGAGGAATACGAACATAGGGAGGATATCCAACAAATTGAGGACTAAATTGTGGCACATGGAACTGTGGCGTTTGGAACTGTGGCACTTGGAATTGTGGAACCTGGAATTGTGGCACCTGGAACTGATGGAGATGTGGATGGCAGGAGGTGGATGGCTGATCTGTGGACTTATGACGCTTCTTAGTAGGCTTGGGCCTAGGAACAGAGTTTTGATCATTCTGATAAGCATGTAGAAGATCATTTAGGAAATCATAGGACTCCATGGAGGCAATTGCCTCAGCAATGTCAGAGTCTAGTATGATACCACGATGGTGGGAACTTGCACACATCCAAGCACAGAACGTAAGTTCTTGCACAAACATCTCACACGCCTTTGTCAGGAAGGAAGGCGTGTCAAATGTCATCATCATTTTACCTTTTTCAGCACAAATGACCTTCTTGAGACGGGTCATGGGAATTGCACGCTCACCGAAGTCCTCAATTGCTTCAATCTCTTCTTGTTTCGTCCTCCAAAACTCCTCTATCATCTGCTGCTCAGACGCTGGCATGGGCGTCCTTGGCGATGTGCGGATGTCAATAGGACAAtccatttccttcttctctagGCGTGATAGATGTACCTAGATATAAGATACATCCATATAGTTATTGAATACTCTTAATATTCTAATTTTAAACTAACATTTGATTGAGCCAACAACCCAATCTATATCCGTATCATAAATAAAGAGAGAACTTTTAACATACTTTCTCAAATTGCAAACTATAAGATACCATGGAAACAAACCCCTACACAAACTACTTGTGAGAATAGTAAGATAGATTCTGTaccttaaattaaaattctGAAAGCACTACTGGTGAACGATGAGAATGGCCACCATGTACTATGGTTTATATAGGAAACCAAGGGGGTCAAAATTTCTAGGCACCAACTTCAATGATCGAgagaaaataaggaaaaaactgaagaaaataaaaaggttgGTGCTTCTTGACCAATTTCTTGCAGGTTTCTTGCTGTTCTTTTTAGCCATACATGCATCTTTTCCACTGTTTTCTTGAAACGGATTGGGGCCTCACATTGTTGAACCATCCATTCCATATTTTTCTAATGCTAAAAACAATCCAAATAACCTAATGCCGTAACGCATTCACAGATGAATACACACTTGATGCTATCCATGCACCTTGCTTGATATCCTTTGGCTATTGCCAGTTTGTCGTTTACTATATCTTATGCTTATCTGTCGACGGTTGCTTGATAAATTAAAGATGGGGTATCCAACAACTTTCTTCTTCTAATATGGATGGTCATCAAATGGCATGCAAGGGGGTTACTTGTGGGCTTCTGTATGACAACTAAGATTCATGGGTATGTACAAGGGAGGtgcatgctgcatgcatggTTCTAGATGAAGCCAACTTTTGTACAGGCTGTAAACACTTTACAGAAGTTACCTTTTATTGATTTGGCATTGCTATATAGTGGATGTCCATTTGTGGTGTAAAGGTATATCTTTGAGTCATTGCTTTATCTCTTTCCTAGAACATGCATACATGGCTCATGCACCTTCTACTTTGTGTCCTTGATGATTGTTGTGACATTTCTTGACTTTGTAAGAAATGACATGGCTAGATATGAGGATCTTTGTTGCTATGGAGTTCTGATCATGTGATTTCTTATCTTCttattttggttatttttgtTGTGGAGACTACATCATGCAAGACATGCACAAAAGCATCAATAACTTCCATGCCCACCTATGATCCACAACCAAAATGGTTGAATTTTTTGAttattttggttatttttgtgatttgtatATTAGAGACAATCTTTCACCTTGTACATTCCCAAAAAGTGATGCCAAAAGTTTGAATTTTCTTTTAAGTTATGATCATCGATACACAACTAAAAAGATTTAGGGAAAAGTTAAAGGCATGCATCTATAAAGAGTTTAACTATTAAATATAATCATCGTACAAGTTTCTCAAACTATAAGTACttcataaaattaaaaaaaaacagtgacGCAAAAAGTGGAGGAATTAACTATGATGTATGGCATGAGAAATCCACAAGTAATAGATTCATAGTTTCCATTTGGGACATAAGCTGGCTTATGAGATTAGCAGGTGGGAGGCAACTTGTGCTTCTTGGTTCAATCTCAACTTTTGCTTCTTCATAAGCTGATGAAGAATCTTGCCATTTGGAAGCACTTTGACTCTTTGCTATGGAGAAATTAAAATAGAAGTTGTATTGAAAAGGGCCAttttgatttctttcttttccgATTACAAGGATGACACGCACACAAGCACACCACTACACACGCACACCACACTCACACACACCACTTGTAAATAAAACCATCAAAAGCACTTGCATGTGTGTAAATCGTGAGCACCAGGATTTGAAGTTTGTTGGGTGGAGTCGTACCTCATGTATCCACCACCCCATCAAGACGTAATTTTCCCCACTGAGATCTAGTGAAACACTAAATCATAGTCAATGCCACAAATTAGGAATTACAAATTAGCAAACTGTGTAAAAGAGGGAGAGATATAAACTTACTTCctcttattgatgacaaaattaCCATATGATTCAAATAGTTGATTGTATGGCTAATTGTAACTAATCACATCATGCTAGTCGATGATGGAGGGGAGATAGGAATGGTTTGACAAAGTAAAAgaagaaggcaagggcaaactCTTAAGTCCTAACCAAGTGCGGATAGATGGTGCTAGGTTGGGAAAATAAACTCAATATTTCCACACCCCAATGCCGCTTGTTGGATTGCCTTTTATAGAGTTCTTGCACGAGATCGGTCTCTTCTTTCTAGATAGTTTGCCACAACACGTCAACAAGTATCAGATACTATAGTGTCCGTAATATAATGGGTTACGTTTATGCTTTAACTTTTAACATTAATGCTACATTGGACCTAACAAATGAGCCCCCCCTAGATGTTCAAGCAGGACCTAGTGAGTAGATCATCAGCCCCAAACAAACAAGCCCAATCCCAAACTTTATACCACTTTTCCTATGTAATATCATCGAATGGTCTGGCTTGAACCTATCATTAAGCCCAATAGTCTTATGGATTGGACTAGGGTAGCATTACTATTTCGGCCCGAAGCATTAATCCCTGGTCTACCCATTTTGACTTATTACACTACACCATGGTACAAAGTTAGCAATAGAGGCTCGATCAGCAAAGGGGTCAACATCGACGTTCCATTAGTCGTTAAAATGTTTTACTGATCGATCCCATCGGTCGGCGTAAGTGGCACCAACAAAAGTTTTGCAGACCAACATGTTTTTGTCGATTGACAATTCTATGGTACTACAAAAGAAATGCAGACTGACTATTGTTTTGTCGACTGATGTATGTTTCCTGACATATAAGTTTTCCCAACATGGTTCCTTGAGACTAACATAATTACAGACAAACTACCTAACACCTAGCATTCAAATGATTTGGTAAATAATGAAACAATTTATGCAGTACTGACAGGAATTAGTACTTTACATTGTAAAGtcatcatactaacataagTCTTTCTGCTCAGAGCATCTGCCACTAcatttattttttctggatGGTAGTTGATTATCAAATCgtaatccttgataagttcCAGCCATCTACGCTATCTGAGGTTGAGATcgggttgagtgaagatatacttcagactTTTATGATCCGATAAGATCTCGCATCTCTGCCCTATCaggtagtgtctccaaatcttgagtgcatgaactacaaCAGCTAGTTCCAAGTCATGAGTAGGGTAGTTCTCCTCGCGATTCCTTAATTGCCTTGAAGTGTAGGCTATCACGTGGCCTTCTTGCATtagcacacatcccaaaccttgGCGCGAGGCATCACAGTACACCGAGAATGGCTTTTGTGTGTCAGGCATGATTAGCACTAGGGTGGTGGttaatctcttctttaattcGTTAAAGCTGGCCTCATGAGCGGAAGTCCACTTAgattcctttcctttctctaGTAACTCCGTCATTGGCTTGGCGATCCTGGAGAAGCCTTCTATAAAACGATGATAGTATCCTACTAAACCCAGAAAACTCTGAATCTTTGAAACGGTTTGCGGTAACTTCCAATTTAGGACCTCCTTCACTTTGCTGGGGTCAACGGATACTCCTCCTGTTGAGATGATATGACCTAGAAAGGAGACTTtcttcaaccaaaactcacagTTGCTCatcttggcatacaactgattttCCCTGAGTTTTTGCAGGACCATCCTCAAATGctcctcgtgctcttcctcgTCCTTCGAGAAGACAGGGATATTATTGATAGACAAAACCACGAACTTGTCCAGATAATCCATAAAAACCTTGTTCATGATGTACATGAAATATGCTAGGACGTTGGTCAATGCAAAAGACATCACTGTAAATTCATACAAACCATATCAGGTGACAAAAGCGGTCTTGGGGATGCCTGATGCtcgaatcttcagctgatgGTAACCTGACCGttgatcaatcttggaaaagacGTATGCTCCTTTtagctgatcaaacaaatcttcaatgcgAGGCAAGGGGTACTTATTCTTAATGGTCACCTCATTAAGTGCACGATAATTGACGCACATTCTTTaagttccatctttctttggcacaAAGATAACCGGGGCTCCCTAGGGTGAGCTGCTGAGGAGAATAAACCCCTTGAataatagctcttggatttgctccttgagctcagccaattgattggcatccatttgGTACGATCTCTTATATATTGGAGCAGTggcaggtactaattcaataacGAACTCAATGTCttggtctggtggcatacctggcaattcttCGGGGAAGACACCCGGAAACTCGCTGACTACTCTGACTTCCTCTACTGCCTTGGCCTGGTTAAGCTTGATATTCCTTCCTAATTCTGTTGTGGCcttgaactccaccttggtgccACATGTATGTGTCAATTGAACTATCTTGGTGGCACATCCTATCAATCCATTGAATCTAgccaaccaatccattcctagaATGATATCTATCCCTTTAGATTCCAAGACGATAAGGTTTGCAGGGAATTCTACCCCTTCTATGGCAAGACTTATCTTAAGGCATACATACCTCGATTCCATTTCTCCGCCTGGAGAACTAACTACCAATCGATTTTTTATTATGGCTACCGGCAGATTATGcttttctacgaacttagttgAAATAAAGGAATATGTTGCTCCGAAATCGAATAAAACTGTAGCAGGGTGAGAGTTGGCGGGAAACATACCAAGTGCCACATCTGGAGTATCTTGGGCATCCTCTGTTGCAACGTGGTTGACTCACCCACTCATGAAGTTCTGACGAGATTGTGTTGTGGCTGACCTCCGGGGCGATTATGCTGCTGGTTGTTGGTCTGACtctgctgcttcttgggacacttaTTGGCAAGGTGCCCAAAGTTCCAACAGCTGAAGTATGGACCAATGGTACTGGTTTCCTGGCCAGTGTGACCCTGTTTCTACTGGTTCTGGTTCTGGTTCACTGGGCGTGAGGCCTGGTAGTTGGAgcgctactgctgctgctggaactgCTGCCTTGGCTGACTGAAGGTTCCTGAAGCCTAGTTGGGTGCCCTCTGTTGCTGGTTCTGGCCTGTTTGGCGGTATACTTGTCCTGTGCGAGGTGGGTTGAAGCCGGGACGGGTGTTGCTGCTTGAGGACTGACCCTGCACCATTCGCTTATGTTCTTCTCCTacattttgcttcttcttctccagaaTGAAGGCTCAGTCAACAACTTCTAGAAGCTTGGTTACTCattggatgagagagagagtacagaAGTCCAGGGTTCAAACCTTCCAAGAaacaatcttgtttcttttcatctgTGTCCACATCTCCGGGGGCATAGCAGGATAGCTGCATGAATTTGGTAAGGTATTTACGCACTGACATGGGACCTTGCTTTAATTCAAGAAACTCTCTTCGTTTTAGTTTCACTTCCCCTACTGGCACGTGGTGCTTGCGGAAACTATCCTTGAATTATCTCCAGGTTCATGGGCGGCAGTGTAATCTACCCACCAATATGAAGCTAGTCATACAAGATGGTGAGAAGCGAAGAGAATCCTTTCTCTACCGGTGCATTGAGAAATCTGCAGCTTGCTTTCAATTGTCTTGAGCCAATCGTCAGCATCCAATTGCTCGACTGCCTGTGCAAAAGTAGGTGGCTTGGTGCTTAGGAAGTCCTTTAGCTTGTTCTACGGCTGcatttgtggtggtggtggcggtgtcTGATAAGCTGGGGGTGCCTGTTGAAGTCTTGCCACGGCCTGCGCCAATCCCTATAGAATCTGAGTCTGCACGGCCACCATCTGCATTGGGTCCATAGGGTTCCGGTTGGTTCGCCTGTTCCAGGAGGGAAATTTGTCTGGGTTGTCGTCCTGGGGGTGAGCATTGGGGCTACCGCCTTTAACGTTGTTCCTATCGGCACCAACATTGTTCACATTCCTTGAGTTCACCATCTGACGGTTGCAAGAACATGAGATTGGGGTACGAGAACAGGGCAAGGACAGATGAAGCATAATGAAGAACTCAAACTAATTTATATAGATCAAAGACGGATACAACTGCGAAAGAAAAACTTTCACATCGCATCAACACACACAAAGCAAACCTAACACCCAAGTTCACAGCATCAAAAATAAGCAAGATCATTACATCAAGAAACAAATGACTCTAAACGACGCTAAGCTACTACTGGGAAAAACTGCTAGTTTAGGAACTATCGCCACCCCCTAAAAGGTCTTGTGGTGCAACATGCAGAGCGACTTCAAGGCGGATCTTCTTGCGGGAGGGAGAGCGTGGTAACTCTGGCTCGGGCCTCTCCTTTGGTTCCTCCTTTGAGTCATCAATCATCATTGCCTGAACGGTGTGAATCCTCTTCTCTGCCTCGGCAAGCCTCAGGTGCATGTCGTGTAACTCGTCAAGGGCTCTATCCAGCTCCTAAGTCAAAGTACCCATGAGGTGAACCTGCTCCACCAGTCTGGCATCACCCTCCCTATTGGTGCCAGCAAAGATGACCTCCATGCTGCCACTCCTACGTTGAGGGTAGAAGCTATACTGCGTAGTCTAAAGGGTGTCGTGGTACTCTGCGTAGATGACTGAAAGTGCTTGGCAAGCTGCGTCACAGATCCCAGCTGCAAAGGTCTCTCTCGGTGCGAGAGCTAAATGGATCTTGCGCACCTTGTGGCCATCGTTGTCCGGGTGCTTCTTGAAGATGATTACCTCCACCATCCAAGCGTATCCATGACCACTGAGCGGGGTCCTGATTCTCTTGTAGATCGGGGCCTCCTGATAGCCTAGACCCTTGAGAATTGTCCAAAGCTTGCGAGTGAACTCCCTTGCCTGTAGTCCAGAAGTGTGGAACTCCGCGGGCGGCTGAAACGCCCAAATAGCCTAGCAGGAATGAAACCTCCAACCTATTTGCGGGGCATCTGCttcgtgcgggccatctaaaattttgaaagagagggaggagtcAGTAACCATTTaaaaaaagattttataaacaATATCAATAGAAAGGAGAACAGAAACGACACGGGTCaagtaaaagatttttttagaaactaGTTTTTAATAGAGATATGTTCTTAATAACGATCATTTCTAGCTAGGTTgtgtcctacggtcaacacagctctaataccacctctgtcacacctggttttcaAGAGAACAAATCAGATGCATttcacatgtatgtcaggatcaagtttccatacatacAGTGACTttataagtgataacataacagtGTCATTAAATAACGATAAtattcattacaaaaggactcataggtcttaaagaaaataCTATGATAACTTCCAGCGATAGCAGGTCTTCCATCCATCTACAGGCGTTGTCTAGGGGAGTGTCAGGCTACGACATGGTCTTCAGGTCGACATCTTCTCTCGcttagaactcagctccatcgacCGGGATGTCCTCGAGATCTTCACCTTATGAGCAGCATCAAAAGGTTGGGAAaaagcaagtatgagtacatggcgtactcagcaagtgtgaaaaaatatgacatgtagGCTTAAGACAAGGAAAAGCTTGACTCAGGTTGACTGTAACTATGCCAATTTAATCTAGGAATCAAAAGATATAACAatctatttactatgtgtgatgacacTAACCTCAAAGggacaactcatcggattccatccgactactaGACTCACCaaatatcccatatccggctaccaactcatcggggttCCACCAACCGACTACcaaaaaccaaccatccaagatccccactaattatgaagaagtccaagcccgctcttgaccgtgagcacggctgatcgatcagttttatactctgcaaagtttgcacactttacacTTCCGTggtgtagagccggggtctcactacaaggcatttacaaagcgcctccaaattcatatgcacccactaagatttcaccgctaatagggattccatccactgcagaggtcccatcttgtgccacttaaccgtccactggtgcgtacAAAATAAGGaagacatctaattaattagtCAGGCTGTatccatataagcctcgtggttgcgctgttaTGGCGGGTTATAGGCTTCACAAACCGATCTTTAGGATCTACAACAGGTACTTGCATATCACCCAATGCACACACAACAACCATACCATTCAAACCAACCTACCTAGATCCCTATGATCaaagttgctacaaaaattacccaaaccggttcatgttgcatagaacaTTATTCAGATTAATATTTAACCCACCTGACTTGACAACACAACTAAGCATGTCTACCCTTGACACTCAAAGTATAACACAGGCAACAAGGACAATAGGGAAAAATACTAGTAAAACcctaaacatgggattcatGTTGACAAGCATgtatctagaaaaataaaagctacactttcctacaatgggATCAaagtgatcaaggacacttgccttcaaccgCAGGTTGTTCAAAGTCCTAGAACGTCTGGTCCTACAAGTTTACACATTGCTCGTCTCCTATAGAAATCGCGCACACcgaaaacaaacaaatataacatctaagaacagtacacaaaacaGTAGCAATGCACTATAAAAAGATTACTAATGGATAGTACTCGTTACTACGATCGCGGGAGCgtaagaatcgtctaaatcggagctcgtatgaGAAAGTATAAGcgctaaattgtaaaaatagaaagttttagggacttatttgtaaaatttagggacctatttgtaattatataaaagtTAAAGGGGttaaaagtaaaataatagtactaaccAGGGCATAGTtgtgaaaacagaaaagtttGGGTGCCTATatgtaaaattacctaatttcagagaataaaggaattatttttttattaaaaaaacctAATTATTGCGTCAGCAGGCTGATTGAGCTCGGGTACGCTGACGTGGTATGACACATGggtaaagatggccaaatgggccgtgcttattgggccggcccgaggcacggaactgtaggcacggcccaggcacggcccggcccgagccgagatgggccgggccggcacggcacgaggccacgggccgtgc comes from the Phragmites australis chromosome 22, lpPhrAust1.1, whole genome shotgun sequence genome and includes:
- the LOC133904587 gene encoding uncharacterized protein LOC133904587, which produces MDCPIDIRTSPRTPMPASEQQMIEEFWRTKQEEIEAIEDFGERAIPMTRLKKVICAEKGKMMMTFDTPSFLTKACEMFVQELTFCAWMCASSHHRGIILDSDIAEAIASMESYDFLNDLLHAYQNDQNSVPRPKPTKKRHKSTDQPSTSCHPHLHQFQVPQFQVPQFQVPQFQTPQFHVPQFSPQFVGYPPYVRIPLLVPPTNFHRMPLPLPFLPQETPPLMATTVRPTPIVGGIIPPINHMARGLGFFGNNINTTTNNNTPSNFAMSNNVAASCVMAPPLQACAGAIPNVPNTYCFMNLTSTSATAAVYGAGGASASNLAAQDGGVPFHFPYNPPVALQFPSLPEMANSSTGPTASTGNTIHASGAADADADADADANHDVTVGVDDGPQQHQENETTADNCLNAADGSLDAVVAAANSPAENNLDIDWDDFHMPDDSLLSQFWEDIMMDEDPVLLPNATSTENLPLTGDIQDLEGFGHEPYLLDNIVSVASTSSRRSEMN